The following DNA comes from Candidatus Nitrosotalea okcheonensis.
GCAATTCTAAAAAAGGCTCCAAGGAGACTTTTAGCAAGCGGTTGCGGTGATCTTATGGCAAAAGTTACTGCAGTACGAGATTGGGAACTTGCAAGAGATAACACTGGAGAATATTTTGGAACATATGCGGCAAACTTGGCATCAATGAGTGCAAAGATAGTAATTGACAATTCAAAAGATTTTAGGAAAAATCCAGATGTTAGAATGATTGTAGAGGCCTTGATCAGTTCAGGTGTAGCTGCCTGCATTGCTGGAAGTAGCAGGCCATGTTCTGGTGCAGAACACTTGTTTTCTCATGCAGTTGATCATCTCAAGCCGGGGGTAGGCTTGCATGGAGAAAAATGTGGTATTGGTGCAATATTGATTGCAAAGCTACAGGGACAAGACTGGAAAAAAATAATCAAGATGTTAAAAAATGTAGGAGCACCAACCAAGGCAAAAGAGATCGGGCTTGATCATGAGATTCTTGCACGGGCCCTGACAATTGCACAATCACTAAGACCTGAGAGATATACAATTCTCAGCAAGATAAAAATGAACGAAGTAAAAGCTATAGAGCTTGCAAAAAGTACTGGTGTACTATAATTCTAGGCTGTTTTTGGTTGTACAGGTTTTGGTTCAGCTGGTTTTTGTTCTGTTGGCTTGTCCTGTTTTGGTTTGTTGTAAGTGTCAACAAAGTTTACCTTGTCTAATTTTGGAACAAACTTAAAGATCTCGTTTGCAATTGCACGCTTTACTATCTGAAGACCTTCCATCATCATTGCTTCCTCTGGAATGGTAACATCTACTGCTGTTCCCTTGATCTCAAATGCAAGCTTTGATTCTTCAATTGGGAATCTTCGTTTGAGCAGTCCCAAGACTTTGTCTTGATCTGTGTCAAGGGATTTTATAACATTAAGATCATAAACAATTGTCTTTCCTGCAAATCTGTGATTGAAATCAACTTGGACTCGTCCTGAGCCAATGAATCTTACAATTCCTGTTCTTTCGTCAATCTCTATTGTATCTCCAACTGTAACTTTTTCTGCATCTTCTCCAAGTTTTCGAAGTGGTATCATGCGAACTTTGCTTGTATCTCTTACTCCAAATCCTTTCTCTGGAGGAACTTCGATTGAAAGTTTGTCGCCAGTTTTTGTATTTGCTAGTGCATCATCGAGACCCTTTAGAACCCATGATTCTCCTACAGAAATGAGTCTTGGTTGATATTTGACATTCGCATCATGAATTGAACTTGATTTAGCGTCAGATTCTCGTGTTGTCTCAAAGACCTCGTTTGAATCTTTAACCTTGGCAGTATAATCTACTAGAATTAAAGTTCCTTTTTGGAAAGTCAACGTGATCGATCCTTTGAATTCCTTATATTAAGTTAACACGAATTATAATGACTTGAGTTTGTCTTCAGCAACTTTTAGTGCTTCAGGATTTGTCTTGTATCCCATCATATCAAGTGTAGATGCTATTGAAGAGATTGTTCTCATTACATGATACTTGTTTACTTCTCCCATACATCCAACTCGAAATACTTTGCCTTTTAGTTCTCCAAATCCACCCGCAACTAAAACTCGGAATTTTTCAGAGAGTGTTCCTCTGAATGTCTTGTCATCTAGCCCTTGAAGATAATTCAATGCAATCACAACCGTGGAACGTGCATCCTCTTTAGCAAATGGAGACAGTCCAATTGCGCTCAGTCCACTGTAAAGAGCATCAGAACAAACTCTGTGCCTTTTAATTCTGTTATCAATTCCTTCTTCTAGAATAATATCAAGTGCTTCCCTGTATGCATATAACAATGGAATGGCAGGAGTAAACGGCGTCTCTTTAGAGTCATCATAATACTTGAAGTATCTTGCCATGTTAAAGTAGAATGTAGGAGGAGGGTTTGCAATCATGTATTTTTTTGCTTTTTGGCTAACTGCAATTGGTGAAATTCCTGGAGGAGCAGCAAGTGCTTTTTGTGCACCTGTTACGCATACATCTACCCCCCATTTGTCCATATGGAATTCTTCCCCACCAAGTATTGATACTCCGTCTACTACATAGAAAGAATCGTTTCTTGCGGTAAGATCTTTTATTCTATCAAGATATTTGACCATTGTACCAGTAGAAGTTTCATTCCAAAC
Coding sequences within:
- a CDS encoding peptidylprolyl isomerase, with protein sequence MTFQKGTLILVDYTAKVKDSNEVFETTRESDAKSSSIHDANVKYQPRLISVGESWVLKGLDDALANTKTGDKLSIEVPPEKGFGVRDTSKVRMIPLRKLGEDAEKVTVGDTIEIDERTGIVRFIGSGRVQVDFNHRFAGKTIVYDLNVIKSLDTDQDKVLGLLKRRFPIEESKLAFEIKGTAVDVTIPEEAMMMEGLQIVKRAIANEIFKFVPKLDKVNFVDTYNKPKQDKPTEQKPAEPKPVQPKTA
- a CDS encoding pyridoxal-phosphate-dependent aminotransferase family protein; this translates as MEYLVMLPGPTNVPERVTRSMFTHMINHRSKDFVKLYVDTIEKSQKIFDTTSDVVALSASGTGAVEASVVNMVKKGDKVIIPVNGEFSNRLSTMLEWAGANVIRLTTPFGENATFDQVKEAFDNNKDVKAFYVVWNETSTGTMVKYLDRIKDLTARNDSFYVVDGVSILGGEEFHMDKWGVDVCVTGAQKALAAPPGISPIAVSQKAKKYMIANPPPTFYFNMARYFKYYDDSKETPFTPAIPLLYAYREALDIILEEGIDNRIKRHRVCSDALYSGLSAIGLSPFAKEDARSTVVIALNYLQGLDDKTFRGTLSEKFRVLVAGGFGELKGKVFRVGCMGEVNKYHVMRTISSIASTLDMMGYKTNPEALKVAEDKLKSL
- a CDS encoding sn-glycerol-1-phosphate dehydrogenase translates to MTKFQVKTMASHIMELPRKILIGENNISNIGDFLVDLSDPKKVSLVSGDKVRKITDKKISASLSDSKIKYVWHKSTSNDVEAAKKTLVEIKKDKSDLIIGIGGGRSVDIAKMIAFTLKKSFVSIPTSASHDGIASPFVSIRGDKPYSIIATAPLGVFVDIAILKKAPRRLLASGCGDLMAKVTAVRDWELARDNTGEYFGTYAANLASMSAKIVIDNSKDFRKNPDVRMIVEALISSGVAACIAGSSRPCSGAEHLFSHAVDHLKPGVGLHGEKCGIGAILIAKLQGQDWKKIIKMLKNVGAPTKAKEIGLDHEILARALTIAQSLRPERYTILSKIKMNEVKAIELAKSTGVL